One window of Candidatus Macondimonas diazotrophica genomic DNA carries:
- a CDS encoding protein adenylyltransferase SelO → MSNDIFGNARRDWFDDMASSPHIRYGSLDGLRLSTGFARLPAAFHTRLPPTPLPEPYLVAGSVDAAALLGLDPALIDHPDFPALFAGNRLPEGAEPLAAVYSGHQFGVWAGQLGDGRAHLLGELDGADGPWEIQLKGAGPTPYSRFADGRAVLRSSIREFLASEAMAALGVPTTRALCVVGSDTPVQRETQETAAVVTRLAPSFVRFGSFEHWHAHDRTDELRILADHVIDRCRPALREAAQPYAALLRDVAQRTGELMAHWQAVGFMHGVMNTDNMSILGLTLDYGPFGFMEAFDAGHICNHSDHTGRYQYRAQPRVAYWNLYVLGDALSALIGRPEEVKTIIDEAFPAAFEARFLQLMRAKLGLATARADDTELINALFGLLQAGRTDYPAFFRGLSQLPGTVETAARRRIDAPVRDLFADRPGCDAFLTRWRARLAAEGSVDAERQAAMRAVNPKYVLRNWVAEAAIRQAREGDFGGVAEVLTCLRRPFDEHPQLAHYAAPPPDWATGLTVSCSS, encoded by the coding sequence GTGAGCAATGATATTTTCGGCAACGCACGGCGCGACTGGTTCGACGACATGGCTTCATCTCCCCACATTCGCTACGGCAGTCTCGATGGGCTGCGTCTTTCAACCGGTTTCGCCCGGCTGCCTGCGGCGTTTCACACCCGGCTGCCGCCGACGCCCTTGCCGGAACCCTATCTCGTCGCCGGCAGCGTTGATGCCGCGGCTCTGCTGGGTCTGGATCCGGCGCTGATCGATCACCCCGATTTCCCAGCGCTGTTCGCCGGCAACCGCCTTCCCGAAGGGGCCGAGCCGCTGGCGGCGGTCTATTCGGGGCATCAGTTCGGCGTCTGGGCCGGGCAGCTCGGTGACGGCCGTGCGCATCTGCTGGGTGAGCTCGACGGTGCCGACGGGCCCTGGGAGATCCAGCTCAAGGGCGCCGGCCCCACGCCGTATTCGCGCTTTGCCGACGGCCGCGCCGTGCTGCGTTCCTCGATCCGCGAGTTTCTCGCTTCCGAGGCCATGGCCGCCCTGGGCGTGCCCACCACCCGCGCCCTGTGCGTGGTCGGCTCAGATACGCCGGTGCAGCGTGAAACGCAGGAAACGGCCGCCGTGGTGACGCGGCTTGCGCCCAGCTTCGTGCGTTTCGGCTCCTTCGAGCACTGGCACGCCCACGACCGCACCGATGAACTGCGCATCCTGGCCGATCATGTCATCGACCGTTGCCGGCCGGCACTGCGTGAGGCCGCGCAGCCCTATGCCGCCTTGCTGCGCGACGTGGCGCAGCGCACCGGCGAACTCATGGCTCATTGGCAGGCCGTGGGCTTCATGCACGGGGTGATGAATACCGACAACATGTCCATCCTCGGCCTGACGCTGGACTACGGCCCGTTCGGCTTCATGGAAGCCTTCGACGCCGGCCACATCTGCAACCATTCCGACCACACCGGCCGCTACCAGTACCGCGCCCAGCCGCGCGTGGCGTACTGGAATCTCTATGTCCTGGGTGATGCCTTGAGCGCGCTCATCGGCCGGCCGGAAGAGGTCAAGACGATCATCGACGAGGCGTTTCCGGCAGCGTTCGAGGCGCGGTTTCTGCAGTTGATGCGCGCCAAGCTCGGCCTGGCCACCGCGCGTGCGGACGACACCGAACTCATCAATGCACTCTTCGGCCTCTTGCAGGCGGGGCGGACCGATTATCCCGCGTTCTTCCGCGGGCTCAGCCAGCTTCCGGGAACGGTCGAGACGGCGGCGCGTCGCCGCATCGATGCGCCGGTACGCGATCTGTTTGCCGACCGGCCCGGCTGCGACGCCTTCCTGACCCGCTGGCGCGCGCGGCTGGCGGCGGAAGGCTCGGTCGACGCCGAGCGCCAGGCGGCCATGCGCGCCGTCAACCCCAAGTATGTGCTGCGCAACTGGGTGGCCGAGGCAGCCATCCGCCAGGCGCGCGAGGGTGATTTTGGTGGCGTGGCCGAGGTACTCACCTGTCTGCGCCGACCGTTCGACGAACATCCGCAGCTTGCGCACTATGCCGCGCCGCCACCGGACTGGGCGACGGGCCTGACGGTGAGTTGTTCGAGCTGA
- the cobO gene encoding cob(I)yrinic acid a,c-diamide adenosyltransferase, with translation MSAADAEQRHQDRMARKKAVVDAGIARADRDQGLLLVLTGPGKGKSSSAFGMVARALGHGLTVGVAQFIKGRTDTGEQAFFQNHPGVRWELLGEGFTWETRNLKRDTETARLGWAVARDMLHDPALGLVVLDELTYPIRYGWLPLETVLADLAARPPLQHVVITGRGAPQALREAADTVTELRDVKHAFRAGVRAQKGVDL, from the coding sequence ATGAGCGCTGCGGATGCCGAACAGCGCCACCAGGACCGGATGGCGCGTAAAAAGGCGGTCGTGGATGCCGGCATCGCCCGCGCGGACCGCGATCAGGGCCTGCTGCTGGTGCTGACCGGGCCGGGCAAAGGCAAGTCCAGCTCAGCCTTCGGCATGGTGGCGCGCGCGCTGGGGCACGGCCTCACCGTCGGCGTCGCGCAATTCATCAAGGGCCGCACCGATACCGGCGAACAGGCGTTTTTCCAGAACCATCCCGGCGTGCGCTGGGAACTGCTGGGCGAAGGATTCACCTGGGAAACCCGGAACCTCAAGCGCGACACCGAAACGGCGCGGCTCGGCTGGGCGGTTGCGCGGGACATGCTGCACGATCCCGCGCTGGGGTTGGTGGTGCTCGACGAGCTCACCTACCCCATTCGTTACGGCTGGCTGCCGCTCGAGACCGTGCTGGCCGATCTCGCGGCCCGGCCGCCCCTGCAACATGTCGTCATCACCGGCCGCGGCGCACCCCAGGCATTGCGCGAGGCGGCCGATACCGTCACCGAACTGCGCGATGTGAAGCACGCGTTCCGGGCCGGGGTGCGCGCCCAGAAAGGGGTGGACCTGTGA
- the cobM gene encoding precorrin-4 C(11)-methyltransferase: MGTVWFVGAGPGDPDLITVKGRDLIASAGAILYAGSLVSEAALRWAPPGCAVADSKTMTLEEISAWLIGQAQRHAVVVRLQTGDPSLYGTLIELAQPLDAAGIDIAVVPGISSAMAAAASAVESLTLPEITQTVILTRVAGRTPMPAGESLAELARHRCTLCLFLSITLLKTVQDELRDAGWPDDAPVLVVHKASWPGEERIIRGTLADIRERCRTARINSQAMIIASPALGARHWPVVAKSRLYDPTFTHRFRRGATPPVEDKP; the protein is encoded by the coding sequence ATGGGTACGGTGTGGTTCGTCGGCGCCGGACCGGGTGATCCCGACCTGATCACGGTCAAGGGGCGGGATCTGATTGCCTCCGCCGGCGCGATTCTCTATGCCGGCTCGCTGGTGTCCGAGGCGGCCTTGCGTTGGGCGCCGCCCGGTTGCGCGGTGGCCGATTCGAAGACCATGACGCTGGAAGAAATCAGCGCCTGGCTGATCGGACAAGCGCAGCGCCACGCAGTTGTGGTGCGTCTGCAGACCGGCGATCCGAGTCTTTACGGCACCCTGATCGAGCTGGCGCAACCGCTGGATGCGGCGGGCATCGATATTGCCGTCGTTCCGGGCATTTCCTCGGCGATGGCGGCGGCGGCCAGCGCGGTGGAAAGCCTGACACTGCCGGAGATCACTCAGACGGTGATCCTGACCCGTGTCGCCGGACGCACCCCCATGCCCGCCGGCGAGTCGCTCGCCGAGCTGGCGCGCCATCGCTGCACGCTGTGCCTGTTTCTGTCCATCACCCTGCTCAAGACGGTGCAGGATGAATTGCGCGATGCCGGTTGGCCGGACGATGCGCCGGTGCTGGTGGTGCACAAGGCGAGCTGGCCCGGGGAGGAACGGATCATCCGGGGCACACTCGCCGATATCCGCGAGCGCTGTCGCACCGCCCGAATCAACAGTCAGGCCATGATCATCGCCAGTCCGGCACTGGGCGCGCGCCACTGGCCGGTGGTCGCCAAATCCCGGCTTTACGACCCCACCTTCACCCATCGCTTCCGCCGCGGCGCAACACCACCGGTCGAGGACAAGCCATGA
- a CDS encoding ankyrin repeat domain-containing protein, with amino-acid sequence MTEFLPIDGQDLQRLLQDPRTRIIDVRSSRAYAAGHLPGARHFTRSLLGRMRREWPGDVPIVVYDDATGASEQIAQLLNHLGFTAVHSLRGGYAAWRIPRSRRSAGVLRLSAALRAWLLDQGFDTEDLERATANGMTALLQACRIGHAAHVHALLEAGASHNAVTVDGTTALWLACFADSPLCALHLIERGFDVDHANPTGDTALMYAASAGRDRMVRLLLEAGADPGRCNQDGFTAFDMAATQNAYFLLRPKRPQVA; translated from the coding sequence ATGACCGAGTTTCTGCCGATCGACGGGCAGGACTTGCAGCGGCTGCTGCAGGACCCGCGCACGCGCATCATCGATGTGCGCTCATCGCGCGCCTATGCGGCGGGACATCTGCCCGGTGCCCGGCACTTTACCCGGAGCCTGCTCGGCCGTATGCGCCGGGAATGGCCCGGTGATGTCCCCATCGTGGTCTATGACGACGCCACCGGCGCCAGCGAGCAGATCGCGCAGCTGCTCAACCATCTGGGGTTCACGGCGGTCCACAGCCTGCGGGGCGGCTACGCCGCCTGGCGCATACCGCGCTCCCGACGCAGCGCCGGCGTCCTCCGGCTTTCGGCGGCCCTGCGCGCCTGGCTGCTCGATCAGGGCTTCGACACCGAGGATCTGGAACGCGCCACAGCCAACGGCATGACCGCCCTGCTCCAGGCCTGCCGGATCGGCCATGCGGCCCATGTCCACGCCCTGCTCGAGGCCGGCGCCAGCCACAATGCGGTCACCGTGGACGGCACGACCGCGTTATGGCTGGCCTGCTTCGCCGACAGCCCGCTCTGTGCGCTGCACCTGATCGAACGGGGCTTCGACGTCGACCACGCCAATCCAACCGGCGATACCGCGCTGATGTACGCCGCTTCGGCAGGGCGCGACCGCATGGTGCGGCTGTTGCTGGAAGCCGGCGCCGATCCCGGGCGCTGCAATCAGGATGGATTCACCGCCTTCGACATGGCCGCGACCCAGAACGCCTATTTCCTGTTGCGACCCAAACGGCCACAGGTCGCCTGA
- a CDS encoding BolA family protein has product MGIAQERVDRLRARLEAALDPAALDIIDHTEAHGHDPQANGAGHYLIRVVSQRFDGVSVIGRHRLVYDAVAAMMPAEVHALSIKAQTPTEAGVA; this is encoded by the coding sequence ATGGGGATTGCACAGGAACGAGTGGACCGCTTGCGGGCCCGTCTGGAAGCGGCACTGGATCCCGCAGCGCTCGACATCATCGATCACACCGAGGCGCATGGCCACGACCCCCAGGCCAATGGCGCGGGGCACTACCTGATCCGGGTGGTGTCGCAGCGCTTTGACGGCGTGTCGGTCATCGGCCGCCATCGCCTGGTGTACGACGCCGTGGCCGCGATGATGCCGGCCGAGGTGCATGCGCTCAGCATCAAGGCGCAGACGCCAACCGAAGCGGGGGTGGCGTGA
- a CDS encoding CbtB domain-containing protein, which produces MPTLPASAPQTPIAAPQTVAARMVPAVVFALLGGALLYLAGFAASPSLHNAAHDTRHAVVFPCH; this is translated from the coding sequence ATGCCCACCCTACCCGCGAGCGCTCCACAAACCCCGATCGCTGCACCACAAACCGTCGCGGCCAGGATGGTGCCCGCAGTCGTCTTTGCCCTGCTCGGCGGCGCGCTGCTTTATCTGGCCGGCTTTGCCGCATCGCCCAGCCTGCACAACGCTGCGCACGATACGCGTCATGCCGTTGTCTTCCCCTGCCATTGA
- a CDS encoding sirohydrochlorin chelatase encodes MNDVILLIGHGSREPAGNHEIEMFAQIWRQQQPDWTIEVCFIEFAEVLIAEGLARAARRARRVVVVPLILNAAGHVKMEIPEHIEAARRNHPETEFVYAPHLDACDPILAILKRQLRTAMHELDMPDPRTTGVILLGRGASDRMANGEVAKMARWLQESSDHELVDTAFTGITHPRLERVVQRHAQLGMMQLIVLPYYLFTGTLMQRIERQVAHLQRQYPHLRIACGVHFGFEAEIFDLLTLRVAEAGCETTRMPCDGCKYREFAHTHGHGHHSHAVAMP; translated from the coding sequence ATGAATGACGTCATCCTGCTCATTGGTCACGGCTCGCGCGAGCCGGCGGGCAACCACGAGATCGAGATGTTTGCCCAGATCTGGCGACAGCAGCAGCCCGACTGGACGATCGAGGTGTGCTTCATCGAATTTGCCGAGGTGCTCATCGCCGAGGGCCTGGCGCGGGCAGCACGGCGGGCCCGACGGGTGGTGGTCGTCCCGCTCATCCTCAATGCCGCTGGCCACGTGAAGATGGAGATCCCGGAACACATCGAGGCGGCGCGCCGCAACCATCCCGAAACCGAGTTCGTCTACGCGCCGCATCTGGATGCCTGCGATCCCATCCTGGCGATCCTGAAGCGACAGCTGCGCACCGCCATGCACGAGCTGGACATGCCCGACCCCCGCACCACCGGCGTGATCCTGCTCGGCCGGGGGGCTTCGGACCGCATGGCCAACGGCGAGGTCGCCAAGATGGCGCGCTGGCTGCAGGAGTCCAGCGACCATGAACTGGTCGACACCGCCTTTACCGGCATCACCCATCCACGCCTGGAGCGGGTCGTCCAGCGTCACGCGCAGCTGGGCATGATGCAGCTCATCGTCCTGCCCTACTACCTCTTTACCGGAACGCTGATGCAGCGCATCGAGCGGCAGGTGGCCCATCTGCAACGGCAGTACCCGCACCTGCGCATTGCCTGTGGCGTGCATTTCGGTTTCGAGGCGGAAATCTTCGACCTGCTCACCCTGCGCGTCGCCGAGGCGGGCTGCGAGACCACGCGCATGCCCTGCGACGGCTGCAAGTACCGTGAATTCGCCCACACGCACGGCCACGGTCATCATTCGCATGCGGTGGCGATGCCGTGA
- a CDS encoding cobyrinate a,c-diamide synthase, giving the protein MSERRCPALLVAAPASGQGKTTVTAALARAQRACGRHVRVFKTGPDFLDPMILERASGAPVYALDLWMGGEAHCRTLLFEAAGEADLILIEGVMGLFDGQPSSADLAALFGIPILAVIDASAMAQTFGAIAHGLASYRPELPFAGIFANRVAGERHHAMLTESLPAHLPTLGWLPRDPDIALPERHLGLVQPGEIGDLDMRIDRAALALNGMTADLPPAVCFSAPAVAPLPDRPLAGVRIAIARDAAFAFLYRANVDLLRALGAEPVFFSPLVDGDLPANSDALYLPGGYPELHLNALSANRTLHGAIRAHHAAGRPIVAECGGMLYLADSLTDRAGTRAAMVSILPGHGVMGERLANIGLHGVALPEGALRGHSFHYSRFESPLDPIAWSEGARAGQRGEPVYRLGRLTAAYLHAYFPANPLATARLFAPALSTFNPED; this is encoded by the coding sequence GTGAGCGAACGCCGCTGCCCCGCCCTGCTCGTGGCCGCCCCCGCCTCGGGCCAGGGAAAAACCACCGTCACGGCCGCGCTGGCGCGCGCGCAGCGGGCGTGCGGCCGGCACGTGCGTGTCTTCAAGACCGGCCCGGATTTTCTCGACCCGATGATTCTGGAACGTGCATCCGGCGCGCCGGTCTACGCGCTCGACCTGTGGATGGGTGGCGAGGCGCATTGTCGGACGCTGCTGTTCGAGGCCGCGGGCGAGGCCGACCTCATCCTGATCGAGGGGGTGATGGGCCTGTTCGACGGGCAGCCTTCCAGCGCCGATCTCGCTGCCCTGTTCGGTATTCCGATCCTCGCGGTGATCGATGCCTCGGCCATGGCGCAGACCTTTGGCGCCATCGCACACGGCCTCGCCAGCTACCGACCCGAGCTGCCTTTTGCCGGCATTTTCGCCAATCGGGTCGCCGGCGAACGGCATCACGCCATGCTGACCGAGAGCCTGCCCGCCCATCTGCCGACGCTGGGCTGGCTGCCCCGTGATCCCGACATCGCCCTGCCGGAACGGCATCTGGGCTTGGTTCAGCCCGGCGAAATCGGGGATCTGGACATGCGCATCGATCGCGCTGCCCTGGCCTTGAACGGAATGACGGCCGACCTGCCGCCAGCCGTCTGCTTCAGCGCGCCCGCCGTCGCGCCGCTGCCTGACCGGCCGCTTGCGGGCGTGCGCATCGCCATCGCGCGCGATGCGGCATTTGCCTTCCTCTATCGCGCCAATGTCGATCTGCTGCGCGCCCTGGGCGCGGAACCCGTATTCTTTTCGCCCCTGGTGGATGGCGATTTGCCGGCGAACAGCGATGCGCTCTACCTGCCCGGCGGTTACCCCGAGCTGCATCTGAACGCGTTGTCCGCCAACCGCACTCTCCACGGCGCGATTCGCGCCCATCACGCAGCGGGCAGGCCGATCGTCGCCGAGTGTGGCGGCATGCTCTATCTGGCCGACTCGCTGACCGACCGTGCCGGCACCCGCGCCGCCATGGTCAGCATCCTGCCCGGTCACGGGGTCATGGGTGAACGGTTGGCCAACATCGGGTTGCATGGCGTCGCGCTGCCCGAAGGCGCGCTGCGTGGCCACAGCTTTCACTACTCGCGCTTCGAAAGCCCGCTCGATCCCATCGCTTGGAGCGAGGGCGCGCGCGCCGGCCAGCGGGGCGAGCCGGTCTACCGGTTGGGACGCCTGACCGCTGCTTACCTGCATGCCTATTTTCCCGCCAACCCCTTGGCCACCGCGCGGCTGTTCGCGCCTGCGCTGTCCACCTTCAACCCCGAGGATTGA
- a CDS encoding TonB-dependent receptor: MARRQPTTSLRPGPVPVTVLMLLAPLIAGAETAQKLPPVTVTGEAEALEAFGGSPVREQDLAARRAATSDTARLLADAPGVAVNAAGGISSLLSLHGLADDRLRILVDGMSLISACPNHMNPPLSYLDPAQVESIKVWAGLTPVSVGGDAIGGTIAVESAAPEFAKDGAQRLTKGEIGGGYRSNGDAYRGHVSVTQASENISLRYDGAYAQSDNYEAGGDFKNFTATGRPGQDLPRDEVGSTAYEVHSHQLGLAFKDGEQLIEARAGYQDIPEQNYPNQRMDMVDNTEYRFNLRYRNRYQWGRLDARAYYEDVDHKMDFGDDKQFIYGAAPGIVAPGMPMETESQNIGARLMGSIDLSEADILRLGGEYQRYRLDDWWPPSPADLTGMLNADGEPATFGGMAPNIFWNVNDGQRDRMAVFAEWERTIDAQWSTLLGGRYERVTTDTGPVQGYNDMSAGYAQSAAVFNAEDRERNDDNIDLAALARYRIDPTMDLEFGYAMKTRSPNLYERYAWSQNAMAAIMNNFVGDGNGYVGNPDLDPETAHTVSASFDWHSADHARGLKVTPFYTYVTDYIDAQRCAGSGMMMNALCAGPANDMARDQFVVLEYVNETAVLYGVDLSGYLPLADTTLGAFGVKGLVNYTKGENRDTDDGLYNIMPLNAKVALTHAQGPWDNAVEVVMVDAKDDLSDVRNEIETAGYALLNLRGGYERQQVRFDFGVENLFDTLYDLPTGGAYVGQGTTMGINSIPWGIAVPGLGRTIYAAATLKF; this comes from the coding sequence ATGGCACGCCGCCAACCCACGACAAGCCTGCGACCCGGCCCGGTTCCGGTCACCGTTCTGATGCTGCTCGCGCCCCTGATCGCGGGCGCCGAAACGGCGCAGAAACTTCCACCCGTCACCGTCACCGGGGAAGCGGAAGCCCTGGAAGCTTTCGGCGGCAGTCCGGTCCGTGAGCAGGATCTCGCCGCTCGGCGTGCGGCCACCAGCGATACGGCCCGCTTGCTGGCCGATGCACCCGGTGTCGCAGTCAATGCCGCCGGCGGTATCTCGAGCCTGCTCAGCTTGCATGGGCTGGCGGACGACCGGCTGCGCATCCTGGTGGACGGCATGAGCCTGATCTCGGCCTGTCCGAATCACATGAATCCGCCATTGTCGTATCTCGATCCGGCCCAGGTCGAATCGATCAAGGTCTGGGCCGGCCTCACGCCGGTGAGCGTCGGCGGCGACGCCATCGGCGGCACCATCGCCGTCGAGTCGGCCGCGCCGGAATTCGCCAAGGACGGTGCGCAGCGCCTGACCAAGGGCGAGATCGGCGGCGGCTATCGCAGCAACGGCGATGCCTATCGCGGCCATGTGTCCGTGACCCAGGCGAGTGAAAACATCAGCCTGCGCTATGACGGCGCCTACGCCCAGTCCGACAACTACGAGGCCGGGGGGGACTTCAAGAATTTCACCGCCACCGGCCGCCCCGGTCAGGACCTGCCGCGCGATGAGGTCGGCTCCACCGCCTACGAGGTGCACAGCCACCAGCTTGGCCTGGCCTTCAAGGATGGCGAGCAACTGATCGAGGCCCGGGCCGGCTATCAGGACATCCCTGAGCAGAACTACCCCAACCAGCGCATGGACATGGTGGACAACACCGAATATCGCTTCAACCTGCGCTACCGGAATCGCTATCAATGGGGCCGGCTGGATGCGCGCGCCTACTATGAAGACGTCGATCACAAGATGGACTTCGGCGATGACAAGCAGTTTATCTACGGCGCTGCGCCCGGCATCGTGGCTCCGGGCATGCCGATGGAAACCGAGAGCCAGAACATCGGCGCCCGGCTGATGGGGAGCATCGATCTCAGCGAGGCCGACATCCTGCGACTGGGCGGGGAATACCAACGTTACCGCCTGGATGACTGGTGGCCGCCCTCGCCAGCGGATCTGACCGGTATGCTCAATGCCGACGGTGAGCCGGCCACCTTCGGCGGCATGGCGCCGAACATCTTCTGGAACGTCAACGATGGCCAGCGGGACCGGATGGCCGTGTTCGCCGAGTGGGAACGCACCATTGATGCCCAGTGGAGCACGCTCCTCGGCGGGCGCTACGAGCGTGTCACGACCGATACGGGACCGGTGCAGGGCTACAACGACATGTCCGCCGGCTATGCGCAGTCGGCGGCTGTCTTCAATGCCGAGGATCGCGAACGCAACGACGACAACATCGATCTGGCCGCGCTGGCGCGCTATCGGATCGATCCGACCATGGATCTCGAGTTCGGTTACGCCATGAAGACCCGCTCGCCGAACCTCTACGAGCGCTATGCCTGGTCGCAGAACGCCATGGCGGCCATCATGAACAACTTCGTGGGTGACGGAAACGGCTATGTGGGCAATCCGGATCTCGATCCGGAAACGGCGCACACGGTCTCGGCCAGTTTCGACTGGCACAGCGCCGACCATGCGCGCGGGCTCAAGGTCACGCCCTTCTATACCTACGTCACCGATTACATCGACGCGCAGCGCTGCGCCGGAAGCGGCATGATGATGAACGCGTTGTGTGCGGGACCTGCCAACGACATGGCGCGCGATCAGTTCGTGGTCCTCGAATATGTCAACGAGACAGCGGTGCTCTACGGCGTCGACCTGTCCGGGTATCTGCCGCTGGCCGACACAACCCTGGGCGCCTTCGGGGTCAAGGGGCTGGTGAACTACACCAAGGGCGAGAATCGCGACACCGATGACGGGCTCTACAACATCATGCCGCTCAACGCCAAGGTCGCCCTCACCCACGCGCAGGGCCCCTGGGATAACGCCGTAGAAGTCGTGATGGTCGATGCCAAGGACGATCTGTCGGATGTGCGCAACGAGATCGAAACCGCCGGCTATGCCCTGCTCAATTTGCGGGGCGGCTATGAACGCCAGCAGGTGCGCTTCGATTTTGGTGTCGAGAACCTGTTCGACACGCTTTACGACCTGCCCACCGGCGGCGCTTATGTCGGACAGGGCACCACCATGGGCATCAACAGCATTCCCTGGGGCATCGCCGTGCCGGGCCTGGGCCGGACGATCTACGCTGCGGCCACGCTCAAGTTCTGA
- a CDS encoding CbtA family protein translates to MPLSSPAIERQPMHAAGFRHRLLIALTAAIIAGTLLTAVQQVRVVPLILEAERYEHGAHPQGMDGPAGGHDSRAGSALRAVQTAMANLVMACGFAMLLAAATTLRGVRLDGRSGLFWGILGYAVFFVAPAIGLPPELPGAQTAELAARQQGWLLAVGGAASGLAMIGFAASPLIRGFGLVLILAPHLMGAPEAARALGTVPPNLTHAFIVATAVTNALFWLVLGGTFGLLDQRWSP, encoded by the coding sequence ATGCCGTTGTCTTCCCCTGCCATTGAGCGTCAGCCGATGCACGCCGCCGGATTTCGACATCGCCTGCTGATCGCGCTGACAGCGGCCATCATAGCCGGAACGCTGCTCACGGCCGTGCAGCAGGTCCGGGTCGTGCCGCTGATTCTCGAAGCCGAGCGCTATGAGCACGGCGCCCATCCGCAGGGGATGGACGGCCCTGCGGGGGGGCATGATTCTCGCGCCGGCAGCGCTCTGCGCGCCGTGCAGACCGCCATGGCCAACCTGGTGATGGCCTGCGGTTTTGCCATGCTGCTGGCGGCCGCAACGACGCTGCGCGGCGTCCGGCTTGACGGGCGCTCAGGCCTGTTCTGGGGGATTCTGGGCTATGCCGTGTTCTTCGTGGCGCCGGCCATCGGCCTGCCGCCCGAGCTGCCCGGCGCGCAAACCGCCGAATTGGCGGCACGCCAGCAAGGATGGCTGCTGGCCGTGGGCGGGGCCGCCTCGGGTCTTGCGATGATCGGGTTCGCCGCGAGCCCGTTGATCCGGGGCTTCGGCCTGGTGCTGATCCTCGCGCCTCACCTGATGGGCGCACCCGAGGCGGCGCGCGCCCTCGGTACCGTGCCGCCCAATCTGACGCACGCCTTCATCGTCGCCACAGCCGTGACCAATGCCCTGTTCTGGCTCGTGTTGGGCGGCACGTTCGGCCTGCTCGACCAGCGCTGGAGCCCTTGA
- a CDS encoding precorrin-8X methylmutase, protein MTNTITEQLTPAGRQIEHDSFAIVDREAGAHTYSAAEWPIVRRMIHATADFEFNGLTRFHPQAVAAGVAAILAGRPLVADVEMILAGLSAPRLAHFGVALHQFIAAPEVIDQARSANTTRAVQAMRCAHRRGLLEDGIIAVGNAPTALLEVVRLIEVHALRPALVIGMPVGFVSAAESKATLAQLERVPWIVIDGRKGGSTLVVAAIHALLALAESQQSA, encoded by the coding sequence GTGACCAATACCATCACCGAGCAGCTGACCCCGGCCGGCCGGCAGATCGAGCACGATTCCTTCGCCATCGTCGATCGCGAAGCCGGTGCGCACACCTACAGCGCCGCCGAGTGGCCGATCGTGCGGCGCATGATTCACGCCACCGCCGATTTCGAATTCAACGGCCTGACGCGCTTTCATCCTCAGGCGGTCGCCGCAGGCGTTGCGGCCATTCTCGCCGGCCGGCCCCTGGTGGCCGATGTCGAGATGATCCTCGCCGGACTGTCGGCGCCGCGTCTGGCCCATTTCGGCGTGGCTCTGCACCAGTTCATCGCGGCGCCGGAAGTCATCGACCAGGCGCGCAGCGCAAACACCACCCGCGCAGTGCAGGCCATGCGCTGCGCCCATCGGCGAGGGCTGCTCGAGGACGGCATCATCGCGGTTGGCAATGCGCCCACCGCCCTGCTCGAGGTGGTGCGTCTGATCGAGGTGCATGCGCTGCGCCCCGCGCTGGTCATCGGCATGCCGGTGGGTTTCGTATCGGCAGCGGAGTCCAAGGCCACGCTTGCCCAGCTCGAGCGAGTGCCCTGGATTGTCATCGACGGCCGCAAGGGCGGCTCGACGCTGGTGGTTGCGGCCATCCATGCGCTGCTGGCGCTGGCCGAGTCGCAGCAGTCGGCGTGA
- a CDS encoding antibiotic biosynthesis monooxygenase family protein: MNAATGFAQMPAPPYYAVIFSSQRTEGDHGYGEMAERMTRLAARRPGFLGIDSVRGTDGFGITVSYWASTEAIAAWKADVDHRAAQARGMRIMRSGSLGSSGRTPIRRRDGRRLRAADDQNLSVAAA, encoded by the coding sequence ATGAACGCTGCAACCGGATTCGCCCAAATGCCCGCGCCGCCGTACTACGCCGTGATCTTTTCCTCGCAGCGCACGGAAGGGGATCACGGCTACGGGGAGATGGCCGAGAGGATGACCCGGCTGGCGGCGCGCCGGCCGGGTTTTCTCGGTATTGACAGCGTGCGCGGCACCGATGGTTTCGGCATCACGGTTTCCTATTGGGCATCCACCGAGGCCATCGCGGCCTGGAAGGCGGATGTGGATCATCGTGCCGCCCAAGCGCGTGGTATGCGCATTATGCGGTCAGGATCGCTCGGGTCGAGCGGGCGCACGCCAATCCGGCGCCGTGACGGGCGCCGGCTTCGTGCCGCAGATGATCAGAACTTGAGCGTGGCCGCAGCGTAG